The sequence CGATGTTCGTCCTGGCCGGGCTATGTGGGCTGGCCGCACTGGTCACCGCGGTTTTTGTTACCGATCGTCCGCCGTCGACGCCGGCCCCGCGGATCGTTCCGGCGGCACCGCACCACGGCTGTGCGCCGGCGATCACTACCGAACGGAGCACCCCATGACACTCGTCGGCCAAACCGTCGTCCTACTCGGTGGCAGTTCCGGCATCGGCCTGGAGACCGCCCGCCTGGCCCCCGCCGAGGGCGCGGACGTCGTCCTGGTCGGACGGAACCCGGATCGCCTCGCGCAGGCTGCGGCGGACGTCGGCGTGGTGGCCACGGCGGCGTTCGACGCCGCGGACCCCGACCGCCTGCGGGAGTTCTTCGACGGCCTGCCGGAGCCGATCGACCATGTGCTCAACACGACCGGTGGCGCCTACTACGCGCCGGTGGCCGATCTGGACTTCGCCGAGGCTCGCGACAACGTCGACGAGCATCTGTGGATGCCGCTCCACCTGGCGCAGGCGGCGATCGGGCGAGTCCGGCCGACCGGGTCGCTCCTGTTCATCGGGGGCACCGGCGCCCGACGGCCGGCTCCGGGCCTGACGCTGGCCGCCGCGATGACGGCCGCGCTGCCCGCGTTGACGGCGAACCTGGCGCTGGAACTGAGCCCGATCCGCGTCAACCTGATCGCCGCGGGTTTCGTCGACACGCCGCTGTCGGCTCGGTTGCTCGGCGACGATCTGGACTTCCGGCGTGAGCAGCTGCGCAAGGCCCTGCCGATCGGCCGGGTCGTCGGACCTACCGACGTCGCCGCGCTCGCCGTCCACCTGATGGCGAACACGGCGCTGACCGGCGCGACCTACGACATCGACGGCGGCCAGCAGTTCGTACGGGCGTGACCGGATGAACGAGTTGCTGGCCCTGGCCCTCGAGGCCCACGGTGGGCTGCCGCGATGGCAGCGGTTCACCTGGTTCCGCGCGGAGGTGTCGATCACCGGCGCGCTGTGGGCGTCGCAGGGCTGGGCCGGCAGCCTCGACCCGATCGTCCTGCACGGAGAGACCAGAAACCAGCGGGTGATCCTCGCTCCGTTCCCGTTCCCCGGCTGGTACGCCACGTGGGAGCCGCACCGGCAGACGATCGAGACCGCGGCCGGGATCGCCACCGCCGAGCGGCGCGACCCGGCCGCGTCGTTCGGCCGCGGCTCGCCGTCGGACGATTTCCAGGTGGCCTATCTCGCCGCCGAGGCGGTCTGGAACTACCTCGCGGCACCGTTCGTGCTGGCCCGCACGGACTTTCTCACCGAGGAGATCGCACCCGGCCGGGAGGGGTGGCGCCGCCTGCTCGTGACCTACCCCGACGACCTCGCGACCCACTCCCGCCAGCAGATCTTCTCCTTCGACGACACCGGGCTGCTCCGCCGCCTGGACTACACGATCGACCTGCTCGGCGGTGGCCCCGCCGTGCACTACCCGTCGGACTACCAGAGGTTCGACGGCATCCAGATCCCCACCCGCCGACGCGTCTACGTCGCCGATTCGGACGGCAGGCCGGTCCGCGAGCCGATCTCGGTCGAGATCGGCGTCGACGACGTCGCCTTCCGCTGAGGAGGTCGGCGGTGAAGGGCACGGTCGCGCTGGTCACCGGCGCCAGCGGCGGGATCGGGGTGGCCACCGCCCGGCGGCTGGCCTCCCTCGGTGCGGCGGTGGCCCTGGTCGCCCGGCGACGCGACCGCCTCGACGAGCTCGTCGCGACGATCGCCGCCGACGGTGGTACCGCGCTGGCCGTCCAGGCCGACGTCGCGAACCGGAACGAGGCGGTCAGCGCCGTCGAACGGACGGTCGCCTCGTTCGGCCGCCTCGACACCGTCGTCAACAACGCCGGGGAGAAGGGCCTCCTCTACGTCACCCACGCCGCGCTGTTGCCCGTGGTGCGTGCGGCGGCCGACTCGCCCCGGCGCGTCGCCGACCTGGTGAACATCGGCCCCACCATCGCGTTCTCCGACGCGATCCGCCGGCAACTGGTCGGGCAAAACGTCCGCGTGAGCGTCGTCGGCTGCGGGAGTCCGGACGACGTCGCCGCCGCGGTGCTCCGCCTGGTCAGCCGGGAACCGAACGGCGCGAACCCGTCCGACGAGCGGCCCCAACGCGCGGCAGCCCCGCGCTGACCGGCTACCGACCGTGCGGGGTGTCGCGGACCATGCGGATCTCCCGCACGCCGTCGTCGATCTGGACCGTCCCGTCGGGAACGAAGCCGTGCTTGCGGTAGAACGCCTGTGCCCGAGGGTTCGGGTCGGCCACCCACAACGCCGCCGACTCACCCGGGTCGACGACCGCCTCCAGTAGCGCCCGCCCAGCGCCTGTGCCGTGATCGGCGGCGGACACGTAGAGCACGTACAACTGCCTCGCCCACGTCGCCGCGGCGTCCAGGGGCGGGCCCGACATGGCGATCCCGATCAATCCGCCGTCCCGCTCGGCGACGGCCACCCGGTTCTCGCGGTAGCGCTCGTCGGTCAGCGCGGCCGTCCAGAACCGTTCCCGGGCAGCCAGGAAGCCCGGGTCGTCGAGGACTGCGTCCGGCATGAGCCCTCGGTAGGTCTCCCGCCAAGACCGGACGTTCACGCGCGCCATCTGCGCGGCGTCCTCGGGTCGGGCGGGGCGAATCGTCAGCGACGAACTCACCCACGAATCGTAGTGCGGCGCTTCGCGGCTTCGGTCACCGATGCGTGGCGGGCGACCACCGGACCTGGCATTGGACGTCATGCCCCTCGGGCGGCCATCCTCGCTTCAGGACGGAGCGGATCCGGCTGTAGGGACCGTTTCTGTGCCATCGATGAGAAATAGCCGCCGCGATTATTGAAGGAGCACCTGCCGTGTCACGTGCCCGCGTTCACAATTTCTCCATCTCGCTCGACGGTTTCGGCACCGGCGAAGGCCAGAGCCGCGACGAACCGTTCGGTCACGCCGGCGAAAGGCTGCACGAATGGATGTTCGCCACCCAGTGGTGGCGCGGGCCCGACGAGCCGGGCGGTAGCAGCGGCGTCGACGACGCCTTCACGCGGTTGTTCGACGTGGGAATCGGCGCCGAGATCATGGGGGCGGGGAAATACGGCTACCCCGGATGGCACGAAGACCCGGAGTGGAAGGGCTGGTGGGGGGCCAACCCTCCGTTCCACACACCGACCTTCATCCTCACCCACCACACCCGCCCGTCGATCGAGATGGAGGGCGGCACGACCTACCACTTCCTCAACGCGTCGCCCGCCGAGGCCCTGGAGACGGCGCGCAAGGCCGCGGAGGGCCAGGACGTCCGCATCGGCGGAGGCGCCACCATGATCCGCGATTTCCTGGCCGCCGGGCTCATCGACTACCTGCACGTCGTGGTGGTCCCGATCCTGCTCGGCAGGGGTGTACGCCTCTGGGACGGAATCGAGGGACTCGAGAAGGACTACCAGGTCGAGACCACCTCGTCGCCCAGCGGGGTCACGCACGTGACGTTCACCCGAGCGGGTGCCTGAACTCCAGGTACTCGAAGAGGAGAGCGACGGCACCATGGCAACCGACGAAACGGACGCCGGCGGGTACTCGTTCGGCCAGACTGACCAGCGAGGCGCCGATCGTCGCGTCGGCGTGCTGGAGACCGGTCAGGTCGACGACCAGCGGACCGCCGCGGTCGGAGTGCCCGTCGACGGCCGTATCCAACATGCTCTGCACGGCACGCCGGTTGCTGACGTCGGCCTCACCGACGAGAGTGATGCCGTAGGGCTCGCGGGTGCGCCGGAGCCGCAGCTGAGGCGTGGCTGGTAGGCGCCGTGTGGTGGCGGGATGAGACTGGATGAGCACCCGCATCAGATCGGTGGCGGTAGCGTCCTGGTCGTAGAGGCAGGCGCCGGAGGCGTGCCCGTCCAACGCCAGCGCGTTGACTGCGGTCTCGTACTCGACCAGGTCGGCGGTGTCGACCTCGCTCGACTGGACCCAGGTCATGTCCGCGGCCACCTGCAAGCCGGCGTATCCGCGGCGGAGCGCCTCGTCGATGCAGGCAGCCATCGTCGCGCACACCCGAGGATCGAATTGGCCGCCGGTCAGGTAGATCTCCTGCGCCGGGAGTACGCGCACCTGCCCGCGGTCCAGAGCGGAGGTTGCGCCGGGCACGCGGTCGGCCAAGACGTCAGCCATGGTCGACGGTGGCGCGGCCGAGGTCAGGACCATCACCAGCTGTCCGCCCGCCAGGCCGTCCGCGACGACCGTGCTGATCGCCGCCGCTCGTTCTTCGTCGCTGGCGGTCAGCACGCAGAAGTGGTCGCCGAGGTCGACTGAATCGCTCGCGGAAACCCAGCTCATTTGCTCACCCCTCCGAAGGGATGGGTGCACGCGGTCGACCGAGCCCGTCGTCGCAGCGGGGGAAGTGACCGAACGCGGGGGACCTCCGGATCGTAGCGAGCCCTCGGTGCTTCAGCAGTCCCGAAACGTTTCGGTCGCCGCACTCCAACGGGCAGAGTCGATCGGGACACGTCGGTAAGGCCGCGGATCCGTGGCCGCGCGACCGGGGAGGCGCTGAATGGGTGGGGCTGACAACGTCGCGGGACACGACTCCACACCGAGCCGGACATGCGCGCCGCACACGCGCTCTCCGCGCGCCGCGGCTATCGACGCGAGCAGAACCGGGATTGGCAGGTCAACGGTTTCCGCATGCTGGTCTACCGAGAGTCCCTGGTCGTTTCGTGAGGGAAGCGTCAGTCCGGGGGGACGACAAAAGTAATGGCAAGAAGTTCTCACTCCTTGCCATTTTCAACATATAGCGCACCTGGGGGCTTGCGGCAAGACCCGGGTCGGGACGCAGAATCGGCGGCCGGACTACGAACGGATGGCCACATGATTCGACCGGCCAGTGCAGAACAACGGAGCACGGCCACCACCGTGTTGGGTCTTCACGCGATCGACGCGACGCAGATCGCGATCGTCGGCGGCAAAGGCGCGCACCTGGGCGAGCTGTCGCGGATCGACGGCATCCGGGTGCCGGCTGGCTTCTGCGTCACGACGGACGCCTTCCGACGGATGATGGCGGAAGCGCCGTCGATCGACGATCGGCTCGATCAGCTGTCGTGCCTGCACCCGGACGACCGGGAGGCGATCCGCACGCTCAGCGCGGAGATCCGCCGGACCCTCGAAGAGGCCGCCGTCCCGGACGATCTCGCGGCGGCGATCACCGGCGCGCTGGCCCAGCTCGGCGAGAGCGGTGCCTACGCCGTCCGATCCAGCGCGACGGCAGAGGACCTGCCGACGGCCTCCTTCGCCGGCCAGCAGGACACCTACCTGAACGTCGTGGCCCCGGCCGCCATCCTCCAGCACGTCAGCCGGTGCTGGGCCTCCCTCTTCACCGAGCGGGCCGTGGCCTACCGCCAGCGGAGGGGTATCGACCACCGTTCGGTGCAGATGGCCGTGGTCGTGCAGCAGATGGTCTTCCCGCAGGCGGCCGGCATCCTGTTCACGGCCGACCCGGTCACGTCCAACCGCAAGGTCGCCACCGTGGAGGCGAGCTTCGGCCTCGGCGAGGCCCTGGTCTCCGGCCTGGTGAACGGGGACGTCTACACGGTGCGCGACGGCGAGGTCGTCGAGAGGGCGGTCGGCACCAAGCAGCTCGCCGTCGACGCCTCCCCGGCGGGCGGGACGCAGGAACGGGCGATCGACCCGGAGCTCCAGGCCCAGCCTGCGCTGACGGATGCTCAGGTCGTACGGCTCGTGCAGCTCGGCCGCCGGATCGAAGCGCACTTCGGCCGGCCCCAAGACATCGAATGGTGCCTCGTCGACGACGACTTCCAGATCGTCCAGAGCCGGCCGATCACCACGCTGTTCCCCGTCCCGGGGCCCGCCGACGGGGAGAACCACGTCTACCTCTCCGTCGGTCACCAGCAGATGATGACCGACCCCATGAAGCCCCTCGGGCTGTCCTTCTGGCAGCTGACGACCCCCGCGGCCATGGCCGAGGCCGGCGGCCGTCTGTTCGTCGACGTCACCCGGAGGCTGGCCTCGCCGGCCAGCCGCGCCGGACTCCTGGAGGCCCTCGGGAGATCCGATCCGCTGACCGGGGACGCGCTGCAGACGATCCTCGAGCGCGACGGCTTCCTCCGGCCGCTCCCGGACGAAGGTCCCCCGCGCCCACTGTTCGGCGGTACGCCGGCTCCGATCGAAGCCGATCCCGCGCTCGTCACCGAGCTGATCGAGCGCAGCCAGGCGTCGGTCGCCGCCGCGGAACGCGACATCCGGACGAAGTCCGGAGAGGCGCTGCTCGACTTCATCGAGGCGGACCTGCAGGAGCTGAAGCGGATCCTGTTCGATCCGCGGAGCCACCAGGTGTTCATGTCGGCGATGGAGGCCGCGTGGTGGCTCAACGATCGGCTGCAGGAGTGGCTGGGGGAGAAGAACGCAGCTGACACGCTCACGCAGTCCGTCCCCCACAACGTCACGTCGGAGATGGGGCTGGCGCTCCTGGACGTCGCCGACGTGATCCGCCCGTACCCGGACGTGGTCGCGTTCCTGCACCGGGTCGAAGACGAGAGGTTCCTGGACGAGCTGCCCAGGCTGCCGGGTGGACGGGAAGCGCGAGACGCCATCGAGGCGTGGCTGGCGAAGTACGGCATGCGCTGCGTCGGCGAGATCGACCTCACGCGGCCGCGGTGGAGCGAGCGCCCTTCCACGCTCCTGCCCGTGATCCTCGGCAACATCAAGAACTTCGAGCCGGGTGCCGGCGCGCGGCGCTTCGAGGAAGGGCTGCGGGAAGCCGGGGCGAAGGAACGGGACGTGCTGGCGCGCCTGCGGGCGCTGCCGGACGGGAAGGCGAAGTCCGAAGAGGCCAAGCGGATGATCGACCGGGTGCGGACGTTCATCGGGTACCGGGAGTACCCGAAGTACGGCATGATCAGCCGCTACTTCGTGTACAAGCAGGCCCTGCTGCGGGAGGCCGAGCGGCTCGTGCAGGACCAGGTGCTTCGCGAGAAGGAAGACATCTTCTACCTGCGGTTCTCCGAGCTCCGCGACGTCACGCGCACGAACCGCGTGGACGACCAGCTCGTTCGCCGACGCAAGGACGCGTTCACCTCGTACCAAGCACTCACGCCGCCCCGGGTGCTCACCTCGGACGGCGAGGTCCTCACCGGAACGTACCGACGCGACGACGTGCCGACCGGTGCCCTGGCCGGCCTGCCGGTCTCCGCCGGGGTCGCCGAAGGACGGGCCCGCGTCATCCTGGACATGGCGCAGGCCGATCTCGAAGCGGGCGACATCCTGGTCACGGCATACACGGATCCGAGTTGGACGCCGCTGTTCGTGGCGATCGCGGGGGTGGTCACGGAGGTGGGGGGCCTGATGACCCACGGCGCGGTGATCGCCCGGGAGTACGGCTTGCCTGCCGTCGTCGGCGTGGTCGATGCGACCCGGCTGATCCCCGACGGGCAGCGGATCCGCGTGCACGGAACCGACGGGTACGTCGAGTTCCTGCCGTGACCGTGCGGCCGCTCTGAGCGGCTAGGAAGCCGCGGCGGCGAGGGCGGCCGCGATCGCGGTCGTGTCCTGGTACTCCCGCCAGCGGACCACGTGACCGTCGCGGGCTCGGAGCACGCCGATGAACGGCGCGGACCTTCGTGAACCGTCCGGAAGGCTTCCGCCGAGCCGGTACTCGACGACGATCACCTCTGGATCGGCGGTCTCGTGCACGACGACGTCACTGAGCTCGTCGAGCCGGAGCGGAAGGCGGCGCGCCCCGCCGTGGTGTACGCGAGCACGTTCTCGCGCCCCTCGAACCGGGCCGGTTGGCCGGGTGGGGCGAACGGCATCTCGAGAACGGCGTCCTCAGCGAGCAGAGCGCCGTTCGGTGCGGAACGGCTGAGCCACTCCTGAGCCATGCGGTCGAAGACGTCGCGAGGGGTATTGGGCACAGCTCCTCCATGGGCATAAAGTGAGTGGAGACTCATGATGAGTATCATGAGTGCTGACTCAGGTTGTCAATGGAGGCTGGATGAGCGCGATGCGGGCCGACGCCCGGCGCAACCGCGAGAAGATCCTGGCGGCGGCCGCGGCGGTCGTCGCCGAACAAGGCCACGCCGCCTCCACCGAAGAGGTCGCAGCGCGGGCCGGAGTCGCGGTCGGCACCGTCTTTCGGCACTTTCCCACCAAGAAGGACCTGCTCGCGGCGCTGCTGAAGGACCTGTCGACGCAGCTGATGACGCAGGCCACGACACTCGCCGACGACCCCGGAGGGCTGTTCGAGTTCTTCACCGCGGTGGTCGAGCGCGCCGCCGGACAGCGCACGGTCGTCGAACTGCTCTCCGCAGCCGGGATGGACGTCGACGCGGGCCGGTCGCTCGAACCCCTGCGCGACGCCGTGGCGGTCCTGACCACCCGCGGCCAGGCCGCCGGTCTGGTCCGGAGCGACGTCGATGTGGACGAGGTGCTCGCGATGCTGACGCTGGCCACCCACAGCGTTCTCCAGCAGCACTGGGACGACGCGTTGCGCCGCCGCACGACCGCCCTGATGCTCGACGGCCTCCGCGCCGCACCAGTCTGAGACGGACGCCTTCCTTGCCGGGCACCGGTAACGAGGGCGTCGCTGGATTGGCCGGTCGTTGCCCTTCTCGGGTCCAGGGCGCCGGGGCACGCTGGAGGCAGGCACCTAACGCCCGTTCGGCTGACGGCACCGCACCGCGTGTGCCACGAGCCGACCTACGCGCGTCCCGTTCCGCGGGACGCGTTCTGCTTTCTGAGGGAGATGACCATGTCTGCAGTTGCTGCTACCGCGAGCGTTTCCTGCGGCTCGGAGGCCCGAGGGGAATCGTTCCGGGCCCTTTTGGTGGCTCAGCGCGAGGACTGTGTTCGGCAGCGGCAGCTGACGGTGGCCGAGGACACCGCTTCTCCCGGTGACCCGGTCGTCGCCGGCCGGGCCGCGGATCTCCTGCGCACGATCGAGGAGATCGACGCAGCCCTCGAACGCATCGAAGCGGGCACCTATGGACGGTGCGTGCGCTGCGGCGGCTCGATCCCGGACGAGCGTCTGGAGTTCCGTCCGCACGCCGCCGGCTGTGTCGCCTGCGCGCGGTCCGGACGCTGAGGAGGCCGAATGTCTTCCCAGCCGAACGGTCCGGCGCTGTCCGCCGGAATGCCACACGATGTCGCGGTGGTGGGCGCCGGGATGGTGGGCCTAGCCACCGCCTGGTTCCTGCAGGAATCCGGTGTGAAGGTCACCGTCTACGAGCGGCGCCACGTCGCCGGGGGCGCCTCCTGGGGCAACGCGGGATGGCTGACCCCTGATCTGACCGCGCCGCTGCCCGAACCGGCGGTTCTTCGTTACGGGCTGCGGGCGGTGCTCAGCCCGGCCTCCCCGGTGTATCTGCCGCTGCGAGCCGACGCCAGCCTGCTGCGTTTCCTCAGCGGGTTCGTCGCGCACAGCACGAGCCGGCGGTGGCGGCGCGGAATGGCTGCCTACGTTCCGATGAACCAGCGCGCACTGGAGGCGTTCGACGCCCTGGCCGCCGGTGGGGTCAGCGTGCAGACGCGCCGCGCGGACACCTTCCTGGCGTGCTTCCGCACCCGGCGGGAGGCCCGGGGACTGCTGGCGGAGTTGACCGCGATCCGCGAGGCCGGTCAGGACCCGAGCTACCGAACCCTGGCGGGTCGGCACGCACGGGCGCTGGAGCCAGCCCTGACCGACCGGGTGGGCGCCGCGGTGGCGATCGAAGGCCAGCGTTACCTGGACCCTCCGGAGTTCGTGCGTGCGCTGGGCCTGGCGGTCACCGCCCGCGGCGGCGAGATCCTCGAGGCCGTCGAGGTGACCGAGGTGCAGCCCGGCGTCGCGGGAGCGACCGTCGTCCGCGCCACTGGGGAGCGGCAGGTGCACGGCGCGGTCGTGATCGCGACCGGCGCGGCGCTGACCCGGTTGGCCGGGCGGTTCGGCGTGCGCCAGCCGGTGCAGGCCGGCCGCGGCTACAGCTTCAGCGTGCCCGCCGATCCGCTGCCCACCGGACCGCTCTACTTCCCGAGGCAACGGGTCGCGTGCACGCCGCTGCGCGGTCGACTGCGGGTGGCCGGGATGATGGAGTTCCGCCGTCCCGACGATCCGCTCGACCCCCGACGGATCAACGCGATCGTCGAGGCCGTCCGCCCCTTCCTGACCGGAGTGGACCTGGAGGACCGGGCGGACGAATGGGTCGGCTCGCGGCCGTGCACCTCCGACGGGTTGCCGGTCATCGGAGCAACCGCCGCGTCGCGGGTCTTCGTCGCTGGGGGGCACGGGATGTGGGGCATCGCGCTCGGCCCGATCACCGGACAGCTACTGGCCCAGGCCGTACTCAAGGGCGAGACGCCGACGGAACTCGCCCCCTTCGATCCGCTCCGCTGAGCCGGCGCGGCAATCGACAAGGCCGGTTCCTGTCTCGCTGAAAGGAGCACACCGTGGCGAACCATCCCGCCGCCGCTCGTGACCCGGAGCACCGGCAGCTCCTGTCGATCACCCCACGCTCCGGCCGGCTGCCCGGCTGTGCGGTGCTCGACGTCGTCGGCCGCGTCGATCGGTCCACCGTGCCGCTTCTGCAGGTCTGCCTACAGACCCAGCTCGGCCGTGCAGACGTCCAGGAACTGATCGTCGATCTGCGACGAGTCACCGAATTCAGCACCGCAGCCAGCGATGCGCTGATCCGGTGCCACCGGCTGAGCCGCTTGAGGGGCATCCGGTTGATCGTCCGCCCGGTTCGCCGACCGTCGCTGCGAGGGTCGCAGGCCGGATGACGGCCCAGCCGCAGTGCGTCGGCGACGTGCCGAGGAGGGGTCGAACAGGGACAAGATCCGCCGGAACGGGGAGGCTGAGGTTGCCGACCATCGGCAGCGAACGATCCAAAGACCGAGTCGCATCGTGGCGCGGCCGCAAGGAGGAGTAGATGGTACGCCGACCGGAGCCCGTCGCCACGCCGGCGCCGACCGACGAGTGGCTGGAGTCGGTCTCCGTCGCCGCGGCGGCCGCGTGCCGGGCACCTGCCGACCTGCTCGGGGAGTACCTGCCGATGCTCGCCGACGCCGCGATTCACGGCCGCCGCCCCGCGTCCTGGCAACTCGACGCGATCCGCGCGCTCGGGCGACGAGCCGCCGAATCGGAGGTCGACGCCGGGCGAGCCGTCGACCTCTACCTCTCGGCCACCTGGCGACTCTGGCGCGAGCTGCCCACTGTCGCTCGCTCCTCCGACCCGGAGAAGGTCCGTAACGCCGCCACTGCGGTCCTGCGTGTTCTCGACGACGCCATCGGCGTCCTCGTCGACGGGCACCAGTCCCAACGACGCGACATGATCCGCCGCGAAGAGGCGCAACGAGCAGCCTTCGTCGACGACCTGCTGCGCGGTGACGCCGACGTGTCGAGCCTGGTCGAGCGCGCCGAGCCCTTCGGCATCGACCTGGGCAAACGGCACTCGGTCACGCTCATCACCGCAGGCGAGCCCGGCAGCAAGGTAGAGCAGACCGCCGCGGCGCTGGAACGGATCGTCGTCGAGGCGTTCGGTGACCGGGAGGTTCTGGTCGCTATCAAGGACGGGCGAATCGTCGCGATCGTGCCCGCCGGATCGAACGACGGCGAGGTGGGATCGACGCTCAAGCAAGGGCTCGCACGGCGTCGGATCACCGGACGATGGCGGCTGGCGACCGGACGAGGCTTCCCCGGCGCCTACGGCATCGCTCGGTCCTACGAGGAAGCCCGCGAAGCCCTCGAGTACGCCGACCGGCTGAACCTGGACGACGACCTCGTGCACGCCCGCGACCTCCTCGTCTACCGAGTCCTCGGGCGCGACCAGGCCGCCATCGTCGACCTCGTCCGCGACGTCCTCGGCCCACTTCACCAGATGCGTGGCGGCGCAACGATCGCGCTGGAGACCTTGCAGGAGTACTTCGCCACCGGCGCCGTCGCCACCGACACCGCCCGACGGCTGCACGTCTCCGTCCGCACCGTGACCTACCGTCTCGCACGCATCGCTCAGCTGACCGGCTACCACGCCGCGCACGCCGACCAGCGCTTCACCCTCCAGGCCGCCGTACTCGGCGCACGTCTCCTGGACTGGCCCACCGTTCCGTTGCCGTCCGACACCGAGTAGACATGGGCTCGCTGTGGATCACGCTCTCCGGTGCAGTCGCGAGTTCCACGGCTGTGGAGGCCGTCCGGAGCTATGTAGACGGCACTCTCCCGCCGGCTTCTGCCGTCGACGTCACCGCGATCGTTGCCGAGGTCGCCGAGCAGGTCATCGGACCCACCGCCCGGGGCGGGGAACTGATCCTCAGCTGCCGTGACGGCATGCTGCTGATCGAAATCCTCAGCGACGGCCCACCGCCCGCGCCGATGAACACTCGGCGGTCGGCTTCGGCCTGCACCTGGGGGAGTCACCGCGTCAGCGGCGGCACCGTCACCTGGATACAGGTGCCGCTGGCAGGAGTCGATTCACCGGACCGGGTCTAAGCCGGGGTGGCGTGGCCGTCCTCGTTCCGGACCGGGGTCAGGCGGACCACCTGCAGCCCGACCGAGGCGAGCAACGCCGGAATGGTCCGGACGGCGTTGCGGTCGGCCTCGCGGCTCTCTTCGGTGAGGTTCCGCCAGTCGACGAGATCGGGATGCTGCTTGTGATCCGGATCGCGTCGCGGCCCCCACGTCCACCCGTCGTCGAGGAGCCGTTTCATCCATCGGGTGTGCTCGCGCTGGGCGAGCTGGGTGATCTCCACATCGGTGAACGCGAACGGCTCGGCGTCGCCCGTGGTGGGCGTCATCACGCAGCCGATCGCCCGTAGCTTGACGCCGATGTCCTCGGCCTGGGCTCGGTTGCTCTCCTTCAGCTCGTCGGACAGCTCGTCCCAGGACCGTATCGACGCGTTGGTCTGCGGTGTGTCGCCCTGCCGCTGACGAAGAGCGACGTACTGCGCGTGGATCTCCCGCGCCAGACGCTCGTTCGTCCCTAACCGGAGTTCGCCGATGTCGTACACCTCCTCGGTGACGTTGATCGTCGTCAATCCGGCGGGGCCCAGTATGGCAGCGGTCTGATCGGGGGCGGCCGTAGCCGTGCTGCCGAACCCGCTCCACCGCGTCACCGCGACCACGACGCGCGGCGCCGGCTGGAGCGGGGCACGGAATTCGTGGAGCAGACGGAAGCCGGCCTTGAGAGCGTCCGTATCGCGATCGACGCAGACGTAGACGTGCGGCGGCGGGGCACCGACCGCGGGTAAGGCGTTGACGCGGGCGGCGATGCCGCCCTCCACCGTGTCGACGGCGAGGCGGATGGCCGAGCGGTCGTGTGTGGGCAGCGTCGTTTTCTCGTCCTCGTCGGGCACCAGGACGAGCACGTCCAGCGGGGGTAGGTCGTCGCTGGCTCCGCCGGGCCTGGTCGCGGTCCACCAGCGGGCGATCTCCGACAGCAGCGCCTCGGCCAGTTCCGTGCGGCCGACGACCACGATCTCCGGAGGGCCCGCCGTCGCCGCAGGCGGGTGCTGCGCGACGATTCGCCGGGCCGCCCGGTCGTGCCGGTTGAACAGCTCCAGCCGCGCCCCGGCGCTCCCGGCGGCGCTGAGCTCCTGCGCGATCAGTGCGCTGAGCAGGGCCCAATCGTCGACGTGGACCTGGCAGCGCAGCGCAGCGCCGTGGCGCGGCGTGGTCTGCATCAACCTCAGCACGCTGACCGCAACCTGCGCGTTCGTCGCCGTGTCACCACCGACCGCGAACACCTCGCGCGCCCGGGGCACCCCGGCCCGGCGCAGCACCGGCACGTCGCGGGGATCGCCGGTCACCCGGTACACGTTGCGGGCGGGCAGTAGCGCCGACGGTGCTTCGCTCTGCACGATCACGACCCGCCGCCGCTCGCGGAGCACCTGGCGGACCAGCTCGGAGACGGCCGGACCGTCGCCGACGACCACCGTGTGGTCCTTCGCCCGGCGGGCACGGACCTGCTCGACTTGCCGTGCCAGGACGGCTTGGGC is a genomic window of Cryptosporangium minutisporangium containing:
- a CDS encoding PucR family transcriptional regulator — encoded protein: MVRRPEPVATPAPTDEWLESVSVAAAAACRAPADLLGEYLPMLADAAIHGRRPASWQLDAIRALGRRAAESEVDAGRAVDLYLSATWRLWRELPTVARSSDPEKVRNAATAVLRVLDDAIGVLVDGHQSQRRDMIRREEAQRAAFVDDLLRGDADVSSLVERAEPFGIDLGKRHSVTLITAGEPGSKVEQTAAALERIVVEAFGDREVLVAIKDGRIVAIVPAGSNDGEVGSTLKQGLARRRITGRWRLATGRGFPGAYGIARSYEEAREALEYADRLNLDDDLVHARDLLVYRVLGRDQAAIVDLVRDVLGPLHQMRGGATIALETLQEYFATGAVATDTARRLHVSVRTVTYRLARIAQLTGYHAAHADQRFTLQAAVLGARLLDWPTVPLPSDTE
- a CDS encoding RyR domain-containing protein; translated protein: MDDGRAARSVGTTDRGAVMASEEGSSRSGVVSARGLALVVIAAGAALVLGYLGLRDHVDALNRAAGVHFGSGVADIIYYDLQLFVLDSDPVGSGSSLPWTLQVARFLAPATAAYAIVLTAQAVLARQVEQVRARRAKDHTVVVGDGPAVSELVRQVLRERRRVVIVQSEAPSALLPARNVYRVTGDPRDVPVLRRAGVPRAREVFAVGGDTATNAQVAVSVLRLMQTTPRHGAALRCQVHVDDWALLSALIAQELSAAGSAGARLELFNRHDRAARRIVAQHPPAATAGPPEIVVVGRTELAEALLSEIARWWTATRPGGASDDLPPLDVLVLVPDEDEKTTLPTHDRSAIRLAVDTVEGGIAARVNALPAVGAPPPHVYVCVDRDTDALKAGFRLLHEFRAPLQPAPRVVVAVTRWSGFGSTATAAPDQTAAILGPAGLTTINVTEEVYDIGELRLGTNERLAREIHAQYVALRQRQGDTPQTNASIRSWDELSDELKESNRAQAEDIGVKLRAIGCVMTPTTGDAEPFAFTDVEITQLAQREHTRWMKRLLDDGWTWGPRRDPDHKQHPDLVDWRNLTEESREADRNAVRTIPALLASVGLQVVRLTPVRNEDGHATPA